One Natranaerobius trueperi DNA window includes the following coding sequences:
- a CDS encoding rhomboid family intramembrane serine protease has translation MINNWLNKLERKYRRFGIENLIGYIIGLNALVFVLNMVDPTGTIIGHLNLVPSQVLDGEFWRVVTFLFIPPRTSPLFVFIALYLYYIIGKSLEEEWGSFKFTLYYLLGAIGTVAASFISGGIATSQYLNLSLFLAFATIYPNFTLRLFFVFRKRQIAPTLI, from the coding sequence ATGATAAATAACTGGTTAAATAAACTTGAAAGAAAATATCGACGATTTGGTATCGAAAATTTAATAGGTTATATAATTGGTTTAAATGCTTTAGTTTTTGTACTAAATATGGTAGACCCTACAGGAACAATTATAGGACATTTAAACTTAGTACCATCACAAGTTTTAGATGGTGAATTTTGGAGGGTAGTAACTTTTCTTTTTATACCTCCTAGGACAAGCCCGTTATTTGTATTTATTGCACTCTATTTATACTATATAATTGGAAAGAGTTTAGAAGAAGAATGGGGATCATTTAAATTTACTCTATATTACTTACTAGGAGCTATAGGAACAGTTGCAGCTTCTTTTATTAGTGGAGGGATTGCAACATCTCAGTATCTTAATTTATCGTTGTTTCTTGCATTTGCAACTATTTATCCGAATTTCACCTTACGGTTGTTTTTTGTATTTCGTAAGCGTCAAATAGCACCCACATTGATTTAA
- a CDS encoding aspartyl-phosphate phosphatase Spo0E family protein: MDSEKLDKKIDKLREELTDLIEQKGDFNDDEVIEKSEELDTALNEYTKYLTDKDNFR, translated from the coding sequence ATGGATAGCGAAAAACTAGATAAAAAAATTGATAAATTAAGAGAAGAACTTACTGACCTGATAGAACAGAAAGGGGATTTTAATGATGATGAAGTCATTGAAAAGAGTGAAGAATTAGATACGGCTTTAAACGAATATACTAAGTATTTAACAGATAAAGATAACTTTAGATAA